In one Mucilaginibacter ginsenosidivorax genomic region, the following are encoded:
- a CDS encoding type II toxin-antitoxin system RelE/ParE family toxin — protein sequence MVKIILSKTARLDLKDIIDYIKRDSIKYARLERIKIEGTINRLILHPLIGRVVPELEDPNYRELIFQNYRIIYKVASSEKIYILSIHHHSRLIANNPAFGPEE from the coding sequence GTGGTTAAAATAATACTATCCAAAACAGCCCGATTAGACTTAAAAGACATTATAGATTACATAAAACGCGATTCTATAAAATATGCGCGGCTGGAAAGAATAAAAATTGAGGGCACCATAAACAGATTAATTTTACACCCATTAATTGGCCGGGTTGTTCCCGAATTGGAAGATCCGAATTACAGAGAGCTGATTTTTCAGAATTACAGGATAATTTATAAGGTGGCATCTTCCGAAAAAATCTATATTCTTTCCATCCACCATCATTCCCGATTAATAGCTAACAATCCGGCATTCGGGCCAGAAGAATAA
- the miaE gene encoding tRNA-(ms[2]io[6]A)-hydroxylase codes for MSEKTILKLQLPTDPLWVKNVAESNIEELLTDHAFCEQKAASNAITLIVQNPNLSDLVQEMALLVQEEMDHFKRVHDIIVARGFLMGRERKDNYVNELRKFIIIGGGREAQLIDRLLFSAMIEARSCERFKVLSENINDIELSGFYHELMISEATHYSMFIRLAKKYAVEIDVEMRWKEFLAYEAKVIQNYGKSETIHG; via the coding sequence GTGAGCGAGAAAACCATACTTAAATTACAGCTACCTACCGATCCGCTTTGGGTTAAAAATGTGGCGGAAAGCAATATTGAAGAATTGCTGACCGACCATGCTTTTTGCGAACAGAAGGCCGCCAGTAATGCTATTACCCTCATTGTACAAAACCCCAACCTATCCGACTTGGTGCAGGAAATGGCCCTGTTGGTACAGGAAGAAATGGACCACTTTAAACGGGTACATGACATTATTGTAGCACGTGGTTTTTTAATGGGCCGCGAGCGTAAAGACAATTATGTAAACGAACTGCGCAAGTTTATTATCATAGGTGGCGGCCGCGAAGCGCAGCTGATAGACCGCTTATTGTTTTCGGCGATGATTGAAGCACGCAGCTGCGAACGCTTTAAAGTACTGTCAGAAAATATTAACGATATCGAACTATCCGGATTTTACCATGAACTGATGATAAGCGAGGCTACACATTATTCGATGTTTATACGGCTGGCCAAAAAATATGCCGTGGAAATAGATGTAGAAATGCGCTGGAAAGAGTTTTTGGCTTACGAAGCTAAAGTGATCCAGAACTACGGGAAAAGCGAGACTATACACGGTTAA
- a CDS encoding LytR/AlgR family response regulator transcription factor yields MLLKCIAIDDEPLALKLIAGYVARFPFLQLLNTFEDAISGAEFLKNTPIDLLFIDINMPDITGIDLVRALKVKPMVIFTTAYKNFAFEGFELEAIDYILKPIDFKRFEKAVEKAVDYHQYKTRPAAEQAEESLYVYSEYRMVKVDLNTIEYIESMEDYIKIHVTNAKTVLTLMPLKKVLEKLPADKFQRIHRSYIVPVNKIRSIQNRKVKLTDIELPVSESYLDFVRNWMKSR; encoded by the coding sequence ATGCTGCTTAAATGTATCGCAATTGACGACGAACCCCTGGCATTAAAACTTATTGCCGGGTATGTTGCCCGTTTCCCGTTTTTGCAGTTGCTGAATACTTTTGAGGATGCCATTTCGGGTGCTGAATTTTTAAAAAATACGCCAATCGACCTGCTTTTTATCGACATCAATATGCCCGATATTACGGGGATTGACCTGGTGCGCGCCCTAAAAGTTAAACCCATGGTGATATTTACCACCGCTTATAAGAACTTCGCGTTTGAAGGCTTCGAACTGGAGGCGATTGATTATATCCTGAAACCTATCGACTTTAAACGCTTTGAAAAGGCAGTTGAAAAAGCGGTTGATTATCACCAATACAAAACCAGGCCCGCCGCGGAACAGGCCGAAGAAAGCCTTTATGTATACTCGGAATACCGGATGGTAAAGGTTGATTTAAATACCATTGAATATATTGAAAGCATGGAAGATTATATAAAAATTCATGTTACCAATGCCAAAACGGTGCTTACGCTGATGCCATTAAAAAAAGTACTGGAAAAGCTGCCCGCAGATAAATTTCAGCGCATCCACCGGAGTTATATTGTACCGGTGAACAAGATCCGGTCGATCCAGAACCGCAAGGTTAAACTCACCGACATCGAATTGCCCGTGAGCGAAAGCTATCTTGATTTTGTCAGAAACTGGATGAAGTCGCGTTAA
- a CDS encoding FAD-dependent oxidoreductase — translation MQITQQHTQVLIVGAGPSGLMMAAQLLRYGVQPVIIDSKQGPTDKSKALAVQARSMEIFRQMGVIERVIAASKAVAGAVINQEGLEVASLALDGIGDGQTAFPYIYMYQQSKTERLLLDYLTLNCCPVYWNTTLLSAEQDASKATLLLQTGTDTQTLTCDWLIAADGARSPIRKQLQLTFNGDTYQHQFYVADVKIEDILGDKVSLYLSKKGFAAFFLMPEEHYCRIVGNLPNEFDNREGLQMDDVIPYLDTITKAGIKIAHTNWFATYKLHHRMAGKFREQRCFLIGDAAHIHSPVGGQGMNTGLQDAYNLAWKLAGVVNNQLKESILDSYAAERMPVARELLNTTDRIFKMILSRNWFVGLFKKWLLPVLLKRAWGKPASRQTFFKRVSQTGISYRDSQISLNLSHANQIKAGDRLPYLKVFDEKKQQETDLHEWCSKPGFTIIALGKLQEIDLFTLAKWITQKYPANLNFFYLPPSAKNQLVFDIFEIKGNQKKAIIVRPDMHIGFLNDVVDIDMMDNYLQNVVGFVSGQ, via the coding sequence ATGCAGATTACGCAGCAACATACCCAGGTGTTGATAGTAGGCGCCGGTCCATCGGGATTGATGATGGCCGCCCAGCTATTGCGTTATGGGGTGCAGCCCGTAATTATTGATAGTAAGCAGGGGCCTACCGATAAATCGAAAGCGTTGGCTGTACAGGCCCGTTCGATGGAGATTTTCAGGCAGATGGGCGTTATTGAACGGGTAATTGCCGCCAGCAAAGCAGTTGCCGGGGCAGTTATTAACCAGGAGGGTCTCGAAGTAGCTTCCTTAGCCCTTGATGGCATTGGCGATGGGCAAACTGCCTTCCCCTACATTTACATGTATCAGCAAAGCAAAACCGAGCGCCTGCTGCTTGATTATTTAACGCTTAACTGCTGCCCGGTTTATTGGAACACTACTTTACTAAGTGCGGAGCAGGATGCCTCAAAAGCGACGCTATTGTTGCAAACCGGCACCGATACACAAACCCTTACCTGCGATTGGTTGATAGCCGCAGATGGCGCACGCAGCCCCATCCGCAAACAATTACAACTAACTTTTAACGGCGACACTTACCAACACCAGTTTTATGTAGCCGATGTTAAAATAGAGGATATTTTGGGCGATAAAGTGAGCCTCTACCTATCAAAAAAAGGTTTCGCAGCTTTTTTCCTGATGCCCGAGGAGCATTATTGCCGTATTGTGGGCAACCTGCCCAATGAGTTTGACAACCGCGAAGGGTTGCAAATGGACGATGTAATACCTTACCTGGATACCATAACCAAGGCTGGCATTAAAATAGCGCACACCAACTGGTTTGCTACCTATAAACTACACCACCGCATGGCGGGCAAATTCAGGGAGCAGCGTTGCTTTTTAATAGGCGATGCCGCGCACATTCACTCGCCGGTTGGCGGGCAGGGTATGAATACCGGTTTGCAGGATGCCTATAATCTGGCCTGGAAATTGGCAGGTGTTGTTAATAATCAATTAAAAGAATCCATTTTAGATAGTTATGCAGCCGAACGTATGCCCGTAGCGCGGGAACTGCTAAACACTACCGACCGGATTTTTAAAATGATCCTGTCGCGCAATTGGTTTGTCGGGCTATTTAAAAAATGGCTGTTGCCGGTATTGCTAAAAAGGGCATGGGGCAAGCCCGCATCACGGCAAACGTTTTTTAAGCGGGTATCGCAAACCGGTATCAGCTACCGTGATAGCCAGATTAGCCTGAACCTGAGCCATGCTAACCAAATTAAAGCAGGCGACAGATTACCCTACCTCAAAGTTTTCGACGAGAAGAAACAACAGGAAACCGACCTGCACGAATGGTGCAGCAAACCTGGCTTTACCATCATAGCGCTTGGCAAGCTTCAGGAAATTGACCTTTTTACCCTTGCCAAGTGGATAACCCAGAAATACCCTGCAAACCTCAACTTTTTTTACCTGCCCCCATCAGCCAAAAACCAGCTGGTATTTGATATTTTCGAGATTAAAGGCAATCAAAAAAAAGCCATCATCGTACGCCCCGATATGCACATCGGTTTTTTAAATGATGTGGTGGATATAGATATGATGGATAATTATTTGCAAAATGTGGTGGGGTTTGTGAGTGGGCAGTAA
- a CDS encoding SAM-dependent methyltransferase, with protein MPYGTLYLIPVPLAEEAAAKSFTPYLVDTINSIKEYIVENEKTARKFLKEAGLKTPQSELTIHDYSKHNRDMGKADFFKGLQAGNDVGLMSEAGCPGIADPGAEIVDKAHRMGIKVVPLVGPSSILLALMASGFNGQSFTFNGYLPIDKLLRSKKIKELEGLATRLDQTQIFIETPFRNNSLLEEVLKTASPKTKLCIATDLTATTEFVQTKTVMDWQKKVPELHKRPTIFLLFHG; from the coding sequence ATGCCCTATGGAACCCTTTATTTAATACCCGTGCCCCTGGCCGAAGAAGCGGCCGCAAAATCATTTACCCCCTATCTGGTTGATACTATTAACAGTATTAAGGAATATATTGTTGAAAATGAGAAAACCGCCCGCAAGTTTTTAAAAGAAGCCGGTTTAAAAACTCCGCAAAGCGAACTTACCATACACGATTATAGCAAACATAACCGCGACATGGGCAAAGCCGATTTTTTTAAAGGCTTACAAGCCGGTAACGATGTTGGCCTGATGAGCGAAGCCGGCTGCCCCGGCATAGCCGACCCGGGTGCCGAAATTGTAGATAAAGCCCACCGCATGGGTATTAAAGTAGTGCCCTTAGTTGGGCCAAGCTCTATTTTATTAGCACTGATGGCTTCTGGCTTTAACGGCCAAAGTTTTACCTTTAATGGTTACCTGCCTATTGATAAGCTACTGCGAAGTAAAAAAATAAAAGAGCTGGAAGGCCTGGCAACCCGGCTTGACCAAACACAGATTTTTATTGAAACACCTTTCCGCAACAACTCTTTATTGGAAGAGGTGCTAAAAACAGCATCACCAAAAACAAAGCTTTGTATAGCTACAGATCTGACTGCTACTACCGAATTTGTGCAAACCAAAACCGTTATGGACTGGCAAAAGAAAGTGCCCGAACTACATAAACGCCCAACTATATTTTTACTCTTCCACGGATAA
- a CDS encoding Lrp/AsnC ligand binding domain-containing protein, whose protein sequence is MSHRKAQNLEIDNLDIQILSILMKNATTPYTEIAKELIVSGGTIHVRMKKLEEMGVIKGASLEVDPQKLGYDITAFLGIYLEKGSQYNEAVKQLKTIKEIVELHYTTGEWSIFAKIVCHDTTHLREVLNEQIQGVKGIQRTETFISLEESIRRQITLE, encoded by the coding sequence ATGTCCCACAGAAAAGCTCAAAATTTAGAAATTGATAATCTCGATATACAGATTTTATCAATATTAATGAAAAATGCTACCACGCCATACACCGAGATAGCTAAAGAGTTAATAGTTTCTGGCGGAACCATACACGTGCGGATGAAAAAGTTGGAGGAGATGGGTGTAATTAAGGGTGCCAGTCTGGAGGTAGATCCGCAAAAGTTAGGGTATGATATTACCGCTTTTTTGGGTATTTACCTGGAAAAGGGATCGCAATATAACGAGGCTGTAAAACAATTAAAAACTATAAAAGAGATAGTTGAGTTGCATTATACTACCGGCGAGTGGAGTATTTTTGCCAAAATTGTATGCCACGATACCACCCACCTGCGCGAGGTTTTAAACGAGCAGATACAGGGTGTAAAAGGCATTCAACGTACCGAAACCTTCATTTCGCTTGAAGAAAGCATAAGGAGGCAGATTACCTTAGAATAA
- a CDS encoding ThuA domain-containing protein: protein MKKIALFVLVALSCIYLSCNKTRPGKPRVLIFSKTMGFHHASIDAGIAAIQKLGEQNGFDVDTTKNSAMFNDTTLKKYATVIFLSTTGDVLDYRQEAAFERYIQAGGGYVGIHAAADTEYDWGWYGRLMGDWFYDHPGIHDKNPNVQPGTYNVVDADNDATRHLPKVWKRTDEFYSFKKALAADVHVLITLDESTYKGGKRMGLHPATWYHDFDGGRAFYTAMGHTDETYKDDNYLKMLTAGIKYAIGENKELDYTKAKTQTPPEEDRFVKTQLSTGEFFEPTEMTVLPNLDILVIQRRGEIMRYDHATQKVKQVGFFDVYWKTLHTPGVNAEEGMLGLAKDPDFANNNWVYIYYSPADSSVNRLSRFTFKNDTLDKKTEKVILEVKAQREICCHTGGSIAFGPGPDKILFFSAGDNSTPFDEKGQKYVTSGYAPLDDRSGHLQFDARRSAGNTNDLRGKIMRIKIKDDGTYDIPEGNLFPKGTPKTRPEIYVMGDRNPYRISVDQKNGNLYWGEVGPDAHNDSLDTRGPMGYDEVNQARHAGNFGWPYFVGDNKPYHIYDYATGKSGPAFDPKHPVNNSRNNTGLTDLPPAQPAFIWYPYGPSPDFPQVGTGGRNAMAGPVYYTDMYPAETRLPDYYNGKFLAYEWMRGWIKAVSLTPEGDFDKMEPFFPGLKSNSMIDMEVGPDGRLYGLEYGSGWFTHNPDAGLFRIDYIKGNRPPVISSVKVDKTTGLLPFTVKLTAQAKDPEGDKITYSWKMGDGTTKETDAPQLSYTYTKTGDYKISVEAKDAEGAASKGSPVNVYAGNEQPVVSVKLTGGNKSFYLPGVPLTYAVTVTDGAATGKVDAKRIIVNVDYIDGYKKPVEASQLEQTAPENMGKTLMLSMDCKSCHKEVGKSIGPAFIDVSNKYQKDPDAMNKLSQKVIKGGAGVWGETAMSAHPSIKKGDLEQIIGWVMSLGKDSQKKSLPPTGTIMPDPGKTPSATLVLTAKYTDDGTDAIKALTGTGVATLNSSNYLFTGAEKTSGFTGFKYNGMNLMIIPPGEGWFEVDDIDLTGVKSVNLTTFWQAAPTYGFNFELHADAPDGKLIGKGGMPTPAKDQKGGMAHVAVTPVTDGKMHKLFFIYKPVKPGALTAGVTGLIFSAK, encoded by the coding sequence ATGAAAAAAATCGCCCTGTTTGTTCTTGTAGCCCTAAGCTGCATTTACTTGTCATGTAACAAAACCAGGCCCGGTAAACCGCGCGTGCTTATATTTTCAAAAACCATGGGCTTTCACCATGCATCCATAGATGCAGGGATAGCCGCAATTCAAAAACTGGGGGAGCAAAACGGATTTGATGTAGATACCACCAAAAACTCCGCAATGTTTAATGATACAACCCTTAAAAAATACGCAACAGTTATATTTTTGAGCACCACCGGCGATGTGCTTGATTATCGCCAGGAAGCAGCTTTTGAACGCTATATACAGGCTGGTGGGGGCTACGTGGGCATCCATGCCGCAGCCGACACCGAGTATGATTGGGGATGGTACGGCCGCCTGATGGGCGATTGGTTTTATGACCACCCAGGCATTCACGATAAAAACCCGAACGTGCAGCCAGGCACCTACAACGTAGTTGACGCCGACAACGATGCCACCAGGCATCTGCCCAAAGTATGGAAACGTACCGATGAGTTTTACAGCTTTAAAAAGGCTTTGGCAGCCGACGTACATGTTTTAATTACCCTTGACGAAAGTACCTACAAAGGTGGTAAACGTATGGGGCTGCACCCTGCCACCTGGTACCATGATTTTGACGGGGGCCGCGCCTTTTATACCGCCATGGGCCATACCGACGAAACTTATAAGGACGATAATTACCTTAAAATGCTGACCGCCGGTATTAAATATGCCATTGGCGAAAATAAAGAGCTGGACTACACAAAAGCTAAAACCCAAACACCACCGGAAGAAGACAGGTTTGTTAAAACCCAACTTTCGACCGGTGAATTTTTTGAGCCAACCGAAATGACCGTACTGCCCAACCTGGATATCCTGGTGATACAACGCCGGGGCGAGATTATGCGTTATGACCATGCTACCCAAAAAGTGAAACAGGTAGGCTTTTTTGATGTATACTGGAAAACACTACACACCCCGGGCGTAAATGCCGAAGAAGGGATGCTTGGCCTGGCGAAAGACCCCGACTTTGCAAACAACAACTGGGTGTACATTTACTACAGCCCTGCCGATAGCTCGGTTAACCGCCTGTCGCGCTTTACGTTTAAGAATGATACGCTGGATAAAAAGACAGAGAAAGTAATTCTTGAAGTAAAAGCTCAGCGCGAAATTTGCTGCCACACCGGTGGTTCAATAGCCTTTGGGCCAGGGCCGGATAAAATTCTGTTCTTCTCGGCAGGTGATAACTCAACCCCGTTTGATGAAAAAGGGCAAAAATATGTAACCAGTGGATATGCGCCTTTAGACGACAGGTCCGGTCACTTACAGTTTGATGCCCGCCGGTCGGCAGGGAATACCAACGATTTGCGCGGTAAAATTATGCGTATCAAAATTAAGGACGATGGTACTTACGATATCCCCGAAGGCAACCTTTTTCCTAAAGGCACGCCAAAAACCCGCCCCGAAATTTATGTAATGGGCGACAGGAACCCGTACAGGATCTCTGTAGATCAAAAAAATGGCAATTTATACTGGGGTGAAGTTGGCCCGGATGCACATAACGATAGCCTGGACACCCGTGGGCCAATGGGGTACGATGAAGTAAACCAGGCACGCCATGCAGGTAACTTTGGCTGGCCGTATTTTGTGGGCGATAACAAACCATATCATATTTATGATTACGCCACAGGCAAATCGGGCCCTGCATTTGACCCTAAGCACCCGGTAAATAATTCACGTAATAATACAGGCTTAACAGATTTGCCGCCGGCGCAACCGGCATTTATCTGGTATCCTTACGGCCCGTCGCCCGATTTTCCTCAGGTTGGTACAGGTGGCCGTAACGCCATGGCAGGCCCGGTTTATTATACCGATATGTACCCTGCCGAAACCCGTTTGCCCGATTATTACAACGGCAAGTTTTTAGCTTACGAATGGATGCGCGGCTGGATTAAAGCCGTGAGCCTAACCCCCGAAGGTGATTTTGATAAAATGGAGCCATTTTTTCCTGGTCTTAAATCAAATTCGATGATTGATATGGAGGTTGGACCCGATGGCAGGCTGTATGGCCTGGAATATGGCAGCGGTTGGTTTACGCATAACCCCGATGCAGGCTTATTCCGGATAGATTATATTAAAGGGAACAGGCCACCAGTAATAAGCAGTGTAAAGGTTGATAAAACAACAGGACTGTTGCCTTTCACAGTAAAATTAACTGCCCAGGCCAAAGACCCCGAAGGCGACAAAATAACCTATAGCTGGAAAATGGGCGACGGTACCACTAAAGAAACCGATGCCCCGCAACTTAGCTATACTTACACCAAAACAGGAGATTATAAAATAAGTGTTGAAGCCAAAGACGCAGAAGGCGCTGCAAGCAAAGGCAGCCCCGTTAATGTTTATGCAGGTAATGAGCAGCCCGTTGTTTCGGTGAAATTAACCGGTGGCAATAAATCGTTTTACCTGCCGGGTGTTCCCCTTACTTATGCGGTTACCGTTACCGACGGCGCGGCAACCGGTAAGGTTGATGCAAAGCGTATTATAGTTAACGTTGATTATATTGATGGCTATAAAAAGCCTGTTGAAGCATCTCAGTTGGAGCAAACAGCCCCCGAGAATATGGGTAAAACACTTATGCTGAGCATGGATTGCAAAAGCTGTCATAAAGAGGTTGGTAAATCAATAGGCCCTGCGTTTATTGACGTAAGCAACAAGTACCAGAAAGACCCTGATGCCATGAATAAGCTAAGCCAGAAGGTTATTAAAGGCGGCGCGGGCGTTTGGGGCGAAACCGCCATGTCGGCCCACCCAAGTATTAAAAAAGGCGATCTGGAGCAGATTATCGGTTGGGTAATGTCGTTAGGAAAGGATAGTCAGAAAAAATCCTTGCCGCCAACAGGCACTATTATGCCCGATCCGGGCAAAACACCATCGGCCACTTTGGTATTAACAGCTAAGTATACCGACGATGGCACCGATGCCATTAAAGCCTTAACCGGTACCGGCGTAGCTACATTAAACAGCAGCAACTACCTGTTCACAGGCGCCGAAAAAACAAGCGGTTTCACCGGGTTTAAGTATAACGGCATGAATTTGATGATCATTCCGCCGGGTGAAGGTTGGTTTGAGGTTGATGATATTGACCTTACCGGTGTAAAATCAGTAAACCTCACAACTTTCTGGCAGGCTGCGCCAACGTATGGTTTCAATTTTGAACTTCATGCTGATGCGCCGGATGGTAAACTGATTGGCAAAGGCGGCATGCCAACGCCTGCAAAAGACCAAAAAGGAGGCATGGCGCATGTAGCGGTTACCCCGGTAACCGATGGTAAAATGCACAAGCTGTTCTTTATTTATAAACCGGTAAAACCGGGCGCCCTGACGGCCGGTGTTACAGGCTTGATATTTAGCGCGAAATAA
- a CDS encoding DUF2683 family protein, protein MESILIHPESAEQLKTVKAVLKALKVQFESSTVTFPPHVSESISRGMQQYEAGKSITLEEFTQKHLSEQ, encoded by the coding sequence ATGGAAAGCATTCTTATACATCCTGAAAGTGCAGAGCAACTGAAAACAGTTAAAGCTGTATTGAAAGCATTGAAGGTGCAGTTTGAATCAAGCACTGTTACATTCCCTCCCCATGTTTCAGAAAGTATCAGCCGCGGAATGCAACAATACGAAGCCGGAAAAAGTATTACACTGGAAGAATTTACTCAAAAACACTTATCGGAACAATGA
- a CDS encoding substrate-binding domain-containing protein encodes MALLHQLRNLLLPTICILMVLTGCKKADKTSQYTIGFSQCVGSDLWRRNMLDEMKMELSLHPDARFIYADADNSSKKQIEQVKQMLNEGIDLLIISPNEAQPLTGIVEQTYNKGIPVIVIDRKTSSDLYTAYVGADNYQIGKMAGEYIGSNLKGTGNIVEVMGLPGSSPAIERHRGFSDALAKFNNIHIKAQVYGDWLKDHAQKQLYQVQPELKTADALFAHNDVMAGASREVLNNLHLNHHVKVLGVDAMPGAGGGLQMVASKTIDASLVYPTGGKEAITTAFRILNKEAFAKENILQSLVIDSTNVQLMKMQWNKINSQQKDIERQQSLLEEQRQVYNSQQLVLNIIVITLVLAIVFGGLAFYWLMENRKINKSLEVKNNEILLQRNQLIEMSARAEVATEAKLNFFTNISHEFRTPLTLILSPVEDMMKNEKLNIIGGKNLKLIHKNTFRLLRLVNQLIDYRKIEYDKQQINAAPNNLVAFVTDIMDSFQHNARKRNISLSLTSAEKNINVWFDANMLDKVFFNLLSNSLKFIKDNGRIQVTFTLNTDHVEIAVQDNGIGMEPEEAEHIFDQFYQADNGNAKGSGLGLSLSKEIVLLHHGSIKVSSKKWHGTIFTITLPLGNPYNYSTGQHGKPVSTAAIDERSRIYTTDLEQDEIKTDATGLGSPKEQSVLIIEDNTDLLGYLADKLGADYEVFTADNGLQGLAEAFEKVPDLIISDVVLPGMSGKAITESLKTDIRTSHIPVILLTAQASVEQQIDGIGSMADVYMVKPFNYDQLLATVKNLIKNRVILKEHFTSDVSHGKIPASKSLDKKFLNDFAGIVEQNLANENFNVDDICKTIGISRVQLYRKVKALLGCSITDYILTRRLKKARYLLTHEGYSISEITYMVGFASPNYFSTVFKAQYNCTPSEFKRKQAL; translated from the coding sequence ATGGCTTTGCTTCATCAATTGCGCAACCTGTTATTGCCAACCATATGCATACTCATGGTGCTTACCGGCTGTAAAAAAGCCGACAAAACATCGCAGTATACAATAGGCTTTTCGCAATGTGTAGGCTCCGACTTGTGGCGGCGCAACATGCTGGACGAAATGAAAATGGAGCTTTCGTTACATCCCGATGCCCGTTTCATTTATGCCGATGCCGATAACAGCAGCAAAAAACAAATTGAACAGGTAAAGCAAATGCTGAATGAAGGCATCGACCTGCTCATCATATCGCCAAACGAAGCACAGCCTTTAACGGGTATAGTTGAGCAAACCTATAATAAAGGCATCCCGGTAATTGTAATTGACCGTAAAACATCATCAGACCTTTATACAGCCTATGTGGGCGCCGATAATTACCAGATTGGTAAAATGGCCGGCGAATATATTGGTAGCAATTTAAAAGGCACAGGCAACATTGTAGAGGTAATGGGCTTGCCCGGCTCTTCGCCTGCAATTGAAAGGCACAGAGGTTTCAGTGATGCCCTGGCTAAATTTAATAATATCCATATTAAAGCCCAGGTATATGGCGATTGGCTGAAAGACCATGCCCAAAAACAACTTTACCAGGTACAACCCGAATTAAAAACAGCCGATGCCCTGTTTGCCCATAACGATGTTATGGCAGGTGCATCCAGGGAGGTGTTAAACAACCTGCATTTAAACCACCACGTTAAAGTGTTAGGGGTCGATGCTATGCCCGGCGCCGGCGGCGGCCTGCAAATGGTAGCGTCAAAAACTATTGATGCCAGTTTGGTATACCCCACCGGCGGCAAAGAAGCCATTACCACCGCGTTCAGGATCCTAAACAAAGAGGCTTTTGCCAAAGAAAACATCCTGCAGTCGTTGGTTATCGATTCAACCAACGTGCAGCTCATGAAAATGCAGTGGAACAAAATTAACAGCCAGCAAAAGGATATTGAAAGGCAGCAATCGTTACTGGAAGAGCAGCGGCAGGTTTACAACAGCCAGCAGTTAGTTTTAAATATTATTGTAATAACCCTGGTATTGGCCATTGTTTTTGGTGGGCTTGCCTTTTACTGGCTGATGGAGAACCGAAAGATTAACAAAAGTCTTGAAGTAAAAAACAACGAAATTTTGTTGCAGCGTAACCAGCTGATAGAAATGTCGGCCAGGGCCGAAGTAGCCACCGAAGCCAAGCTGAACTTTTTCACCAATATCTCGCACGAGTTCCGTACGCCCTTAACGCTCATTCTATCGCCGGTTGAGGATATGATGAAAAACGAGAAGCTGAATATTATAGGCGGCAAAAATTTAAAGCTAATCCATAAAAATACGTTCAGGCTGTTAAGGCTGGTTAACCAACTGATAGACTACCGCAAAATTGAATACGATAAACAGCAAATTAATGCGGCGCCAAACAACCTGGTAGCTTTTGTTACCGACATCATGGATAGCTTTCAGCACAATGCCCGCAAACGGAACATCAGCCTGAGCTTAACATCGGCAGAGAAGAATATAAATGTTTGGTTTGATGCCAATATGCTTGATAAAGTTTTCTTTAACTTATTATCCAATTCCCTTAAGTTTATTAAGGATAATGGCCGCATCCAGGTAACCTTTACCCTAAACACCGACCATGTTGAAATTGCCGTCCAGGACAACGGCATTGGCATGGAGCCGGAAGAAGCCGAACATATTTTCGACCAGTTTTACCAGGCCGACAACGGTAATGCGAAGGGCTCGGGCCTGGGGCTGTCCTTATCCAAGGAGATTGTTTTGCTGCATCATGGTAGTATTAAGGTAAGCAGTAAAAAATGGCATGGAACAATTTTTACCATTACACTGCCACTGGGCAACCCTTACAATTATAGTACCGGTCAGCATGGCAAGCCAGTTAGCACGGCTGCCATTGACGAGCGCTCGCGCATTTATACTACCGACCTTGAACAAGACGAAATAAAAACCGATGCGACCGGCCTTGGCAGCCCTAAAGAGCAATCCGTCCTGATAATTGAAGATAATACCGATTTGCTGGGCTACCTTGCCGATAAACTGGGTGCCGATTACGAAGTGTTCACAGCAGATAATGGATTACAGGGTTTGGCGGAAGCGTTTGAAAAAGTTCCCGACCTTATTATATCAGATGTGGTACTGCCAGGCATGTCGGGCAAAGCAATCACCGAAAGCCTTAAAACAGATATCCGGACATCGCACATTCCCGTTATTTTACTTACGGCGCAGGCCAGCGTTGAGCAGCAAATTGACGGCATTGGCAGCATGGCCGATGTATATATGGTAAAACCCTTCAATTACGATCAGCTATTGGCAACAGTAAAAAACCTGATCAAAAACAGGGTAATACTTAAAGAACATTTTACAAGCGATGTAAGCCACGGCAAAATACCTGCATCAAAATCGCTCGATAAAAAATTCCTCAACGATTTTGCAGGTATTGTTGAGCAAAACCTGGCCAACGAAAACTTTAATGTAGATGATATCTGCAAAACTATCGGCATATCGCGGGTGCAGCTGTACCGCAAAGTAAAAGCGCTGTTAGGCTGTAGCATTACCGATTATATTTTAACCCGAAGGTTAAAAAAAGCCCGGTACCTGCTCACACACGAAGGCTATTCCATCTCCGAGATAACCTACATGGTAGGCTTTGCCAGCCCCAATTATTTTTCAACCGTATTTAAGGCGCAGTACAATTGTACTCCAAGCGAGTTTAAAAGGAAGCAGGCTTTATGA